A genomic stretch from Caldivirga sp. includes:
- a CDS encoding molybdopterin-dependent oxidoreductase: protein MVIACTRDCYDTCIFNEKYEPLKVFPINGFTCARGRADLIRNERNRITSAYVDGRETDVNDTIKYAARLLKEELKKNPAKVLRTDYDGNQGLLTWHYPDRFFNVINASQTDRSICSSEGHSAISAHYGTSMGALPEEFPKYNAAVFWAFPASISAPHIWVLFVRKFKVSIDVRLSDAAKKSDKAIIIRPGTDVFLALGVIKVIIEDGLIEGKVKHLEELAKYVSNFSLEYLSKVSGVSINDIRWLAEFYHERKPLTLIGFALGRSLNGGDAIGVISIIPALVGLRRGYYYSNSLGWGIDFDYLRGLHMAKSSRVIPMAEFGEYIEHGEINVVYVWNENPVLTLPGGDRLIEAVREGRVRLIVHDPYWSETAKLADVVIPAQTFLEKYDVVYSYWHDYLVYNEPIRPAIGITEVELVRSLAKELGINHPLLLEDPWNAVDKAIRPTGVTISELRERKIIKMRPRYLPADEPDALPLPNPVEPEPLNRDEVYLVFASHPLYTNTQFREVYGTLEPIIHTHDYEGVVILESKYGKVKVKAVKDPNVPPGVGFIYKSSLIDLDGKPINSIIEPIKGKYAGTPKLNGIKVRIIKT from the coding sequence ATGGTTATTGCATGTACCAGGGATTGCTATGACACATGCATATTTAATGAGAAGTATGAGCCATTGAAGGTATTTCCAATAAACGGATTCACATGCGCTAGAGGTAGGGCTGATTTAATTAGGAATGAGAGAAATAGAATCACGTCTGCATATGTTGATGGTAGGGAGACTGATGTTAATGATACGATTAAGTATGCGGCTAGGTTGTTAAAGGAGGAATTGAAAAAGAACCCAGCCAAGGTACTACGCACTGACTATGACGGTAATCAAGGCTTATTAACTTGGCATTACCCAGACAGGTTCTTCAATGTAATCAATGCTTCACAGACTGATAGGTCCATATGTTCCTCTGAGGGGCATTCAGCAATTAGTGCTCATTATGGTACTAGCATGGGTGCATTACCTGAGGAATTTCCTAAGTATAATGCAGCAGTATTTTGGGCTTTTCCAGCCAGCATCTCAGCTCCTCACATATGGGTATTATTCGTCAGGAAGTTTAAGGTTTCTATTGACGTAAGGCTCAGTGACGCAGCTAAGAAGTCTGACAAAGCCATTATCATTAGGCCAGGTACTGATGTGTTCCTAGCCCTTGGCGTCATTAAAGTGATTATCGAAGATGGATTAATTGAGGGTAAGGTTAAGCACCTGGAGGAGTTGGCTAAGTATGTTAGTAATTTTTCACTTGAGTACTTATCTAAGGTCAGTGGTGTTTCCATCAATGATATTAGGTGGCTCGCGGAGTTTTACCATGAACGTAAGCCCCTAACCCTAATCGGGTTTGCCCTCGGCAGATCTCTTAATGGCGGTGATGCAATAGGCGTTATATCTATTATTCCAGCTCTCGTGGGTTTAAGGAGGGGTTACTACTATTCGAATTCATTAGGCTGGGGAATAGACTTCGATTACCTAAGGGGCCTCCACATGGCTAAGTCATCCAGGGTAATACCAATGGCTGAATTCGGTGAGTACATCGAACATGGTGAGATTAATGTGGTTTATGTATGGAATGAGAATCCTGTTCTCACATTACCTGGTGGCGATAGGCTTATTGAGGCCGTCAGGGAGGGTAGGGTTAGGCTTATTGTGCATGATCCATACTGGTCAGAGACAGCTAAATTAGCCGATGTAGTTATTCCTGCGCAAACGTTCTTGGAGAAGTACGATGTCGTATATAGTTATTGGCATGATTACTTGGTTTATAATGAACCAATAAGACCCGCCATAGGCATTACTGAGGTTGAGCTAGTAAGATCATTGGCCAAGGAGTTAGGCATTAATCATCCGTTACTCCTCGAGGATCCCTGGAATGCTGTTGATAAGGCAATTAGACCTACTGGCGTTACAATCAGTGAGCTTAGGGAGAGGAAGATAATTAAGATGAGGCCTAGGTACCTACCTGCTGATGAACCTGATGCCTTACCTCTCCCAAATCCAGTGGAGCCAGAACCGTTAAATAGGGATGAAGTCTACTTGGTCTTTGCCTCGCATCCATTATATACGAATACGCAGTTCCGGGAAGTTTACGGTACCCTAGAGCCTATTATCCATACGCACGATTATGAGGGTGTAGTTATCTTGGAGAGCAAGTATGGTAAGGTTAAGGTTAAGGCTGTTAAGGATCCTAATGTACCACCTGGAGTGGGGTTTATTTATAAGAGCAGTCTCATTGACCTTGATGGTAAACCAATAAATAGCATCATTGAGCCCATTAAGGGTAAATACGCAGGTACACCTAAACTCAATGGAATTAAGGTTAGAATCATTAAGACCTAG